One part of the Gemmatimonadaceae bacterium genome encodes these proteins:
- a CDS encoding NAD-dependent epimerase/dehydratase family protein: MRTVIIGATGHIGTWLVPRLVNDGHHVVAVSRGTRQPYHDSPEWQSVEHVTLDRTAAERDGSFGSTIAALRGEAVVDLICFDRDSAAHLVNALRGRTEIFLHCGSLWVHGVPRERPYDETAPREPFGEYGIRKAQIERFLLDAAAEGFPASVLHPGHITGPGWAPINPAGNLDTRVFESLARGDRIALPDEGSATLQHVHADDVAQAFVLALSRREAAIGEAFHIAAAEPVTMRDYTEAAASWFGREANLDFLPWDEWRLTVSERDAEITRDHILHSPHASIQKARTVLGFEPRYSAIAAARDAVSIMYPELH, translated from the coding sequence TTGCGCACGGTAATCATCGGCGCCACCGGACACATCGGGACGTGGCTCGTGCCGCGGCTGGTGAACGACGGGCACCACGTCGTTGCGGTCTCCCGGGGGACGCGCCAGCCTTACCATGACTCTCCCGAATGGCAGTCGGTAGAGCATGTGACGCTCGATCGCACCGCTGCCGAGCGCGATGGGTCGTTCGGCTCCACAATCGCGGCTCTCCGTGGGGAAGCGGTAGTCGACTTGATTTGTTTCGATCGCGACTCCGCTGCACATCTTGTCAATGCGCTGCGAGGCCGGACTGAAATATTTCTGCATTGCGGCAGCTTGTGGGTACACGGTGTGCCCCGTGAGCGGCCATATGATGAGACGGCGCCCCGCGAGCCTTTCGGCGAATACGGAATTCGCAAAGCGCAGATCGAGCGTTTTCTCCTCGACGCGGCAGCTGAGGGCTTCCCTGCCTCGGTGCTTCACCCCGGTCACATCACTGGACCAGGATGGGCTCCGATCAACCCGGCCGGGAACCTCGACACCAGAGTGTTCGAATCTCTCGCTCGAGGGGACCGGATCGCCCTCCCTGATGAAGGCTCGGCCACGCTCCAGCATGTCCATGCCGACGACGTCGCGCAGGCTTTCGTCCTCGCGCTCTCACGCCGTGAGGCAGCGATCGGTGAAGCCTTTCACATTGCCGCCGCAGAACCAGTCACGATGCGCGATTATACAGAAGCGGCAGCATCATGGTTCGGGCGTGAAGCGAATCTCGATTTTCTCCCGTGGGATGAATGGCGGTTGACGGTGAGTGAGAGAGATGCGGAAATCACTCGGGACCACATCCTGCACTCTCCGCACGCGAGCATCCAGAAAGCGCGCACCGTTCTGGGATTCGAGCCGCGGTACAGCGCGATTGCGGCAGCGCGTGACGCGGTATCCATTATGTATCCAGAACTGCACTGA
- a CDS encoding ATP-dependent DNA ligase, whose product MNLAVNPPVLPMLAKRVGELPPGEGWIFEPKWDGFRTLIFRDGDEIFIQSRDEKPLNRYFPELIDPLKAQLPERCVLDGEIVIALNEGLDFGALQLRLHPAASRVKKLAGEIPASVVFFDLLCEGDRSLYDTPFGERRARLESLLANAEPPLHLTPATRDRTTAADWFRRFEGAGLDGVVAKSESGTYAPNKRVMLKVKHARECDCVVAGFRWHKRGEKTAVGSLLLGLYDGESFEHVGVCASFTDVKRKELVTFLDPYRVNALDGHPWRAWAEAQSPGEAEAHRRPGMVSRWSAGKDLSWEPIRPELVVEVGYDHMQGSRFRHTAQFRRWRDDKRPRDCTFEQLEVVPPHELAAIFRTESA is encoded by the coding sequence ATGAACCTCGCTGTCAATCCGCCGGTCCTCCCGATGCTCGCAAAGCGAGTGGGTGAGCTGCCACCCGGCGAAGGATGGATATTCGAGCCCAAGTGGGACGGGTTCCGCACACTCATATTCCGTGACGGTGACGAGATTTTCATTCAGAGCCGCGACGAGAAGCCGCTCAATCGTTACTTCCCCGAGCTCATCGATCCGCTCAAGGCGCAGCTCCCCGAGCGCTGCGTGCTCGACGGCGAGATCGTCATCGCGCTCAATGAAGGACTCGATTTCGGGGCGCTGCAGCTCCGACTCCACCCCGCTGCCTCGCGAGTGAAGAAGCTAGCCGGAGAAATCCCCGCCTCTGTTGTCTTCTTCGACTTGCTGTGCGAGGGCGACCGAAGTCTTTACGACACGCCATTCGGCGAACGACGCGCAAGACTCGAGTCGCTGCTCGCAAACGCGGAGCCGCCTCTTCACCTGACGCCAGCAACGCGCGACAGAACGACCGCCGCAGACTGGTTTCGGCGGTTCGAGGGCGCGGGACTCGACGGCGTGGTTGCGAAGTCGGAATCCGGTACGTACGCGCCAAACAAGCGAGTGATGCTCAAGGTGAAGCACGCACGCGAGTGCGATTGCGTCGTGGCCGGATTCCGCTGGCACAAGCGCGGTGAGAAAACGGCAGTCGGCTCGCTCCTGCTCGGTCTTTATGACGGCGAGAGCTTCGAGCACGTCGGCGTTTGCGCGAGCTTCACTGATGTGAAGCGAAAGGAGCTCGTCACGTTCCTCGATCCCTATCGCGTGAACGCACTCGACGGACACCCGTGGCGCGCGTGGGCGGAAGCGCAGTCACCGGGCGAGGCTGAGGCACATCGCCGGCCCGGCATGGTGAGTCGTTGGAGCGCCGGAAAAGACTTGTCGTGGGAGCCGATCCGTCCCGAGCTAGTCGTTGAGGTTGGGTACGATCATATGCAGGGCAGCCGATTTCGACACACGGCGCAGTTTCGGCGGTGGCGCGATGACAAGCGCCCGCGTGACTGCACCTTCGAGCAGCTGGAGGTGGTGCCGCCGCACGAGCTCGCGGCGATCTTTCGCACCGAGTCCGCGTGA
- a CDS encoding DNA polymerase domain-containing protein: protein MAKKEAAETLSIDGRDVRISNPDKPYFSRDVKLSKLDVVQYYLSVASGAVAGIRDRPNVLKRFVDGAEKPPFYQKRAPENRPDWLRTVTLSFPSGRTAEEVVVDDAAGLAWILNLGCIELHPHAVRTNDLDHPDELRIDLDPIPGVKWDDVRRVAMETRNLLEEMGLRGWPKTSGSRGMHVNARIHQRWTFTEVRRAALALSREIERRAPTLATSKWWKEERHGVFLDYNQNAKDRTTCSAYSIRPLPDARVSAPVLWEEIPDCDPADFTVLTMAARLEATGDPNARMDDAAGSLDQLLELAARDEAAGLGDAPWPPHFRKMEGEPARVAPSRAKSATKKKAATKKAAAKTAVKPRSKMPLIVVANSTDKELALEGLERWKARHPEAASHLAVDDVLVDSMRGRSSTWTRIRVNLRNVPEESRPVQDTPDPDDDPTRAWREARRPAQK from the coding sequence ATGGCAAAGAAAGAGGCAGCGGAAACTCTATCGATCGACGGGCGGGATGTCCGCATCAGCAATCCGGACAAGCCCTATTTCTCCCGCGACGTCAAGCTCTCGAAGCTCGACGTCGTCCAGTATTACCTGTCGGTCGCGAGCGGCGCCGTCGCCGGCATCCGCGACCGGCCGAACGTGCTCAAGCGCTTCGTCGACGGCGCGGAGAAACCGCCATTCTATCAGAAGCGCGCGCCGGAGAATCGTCCGGACTGGCTGAGAACCGTCACGCTCTCGTTCCCGTCGGGGCGCACGGCCGAAGAAGTGGTCGTCGACGACGCGGCCGGCCTCGCATGGATCCTGAACCTCGGCTGCATCGAGCTCCATCCACACGCCGTGCGCACGAATGATCTCGATCATCCTGACGAGCTGCGCATCGATCTGGACCCGATTCCCGGCGTGAAATGGGACGATGTCCGCCGCGTCGCGATGGAGACAAGGAACCTGCTCGAGGAAATGGGACTGCGCGGCTGGCCGAAGACGAGCGGCTCGCGCGGGATGCACGTCAATGCGCGCATTCACCAGCGGTGGACATTCACGGAAGTGCGACGCGCCGCGCTGGCGTTGTCGCGTGAGATCGAGCGGCGCGCGCCTACCCTAGCAACGTCGAAGTGGTGGAAGGAGGAGCGCCACGGCGTTTTTCTCGATTACAACCAGAACGCGAAGGACCGCACGACATGTTCGGCCTACTCGATACGCCCGCTCCCTGATGCACGTGTCTCGGCGCCGGTCTTGTGGGAGGAGATTCCCGACTGCGACCCGGCCGATTTCACTGTGCTGACGATGGCGGCTCGTCTGGAAGCAACTGGCGATCCGAACGCGCGGATGGATGATGCGGCCGGCTCACTCGATCAACTGCTCGAGCTTGCCGCGCGCGACGAGGCCGCCGGGCTCGGCGACGCGCCATGGCCGCCTCACTTTAGAAAGATGGAAGGCGAGCCCGCGCGTGTTGCCCCATCACGGGCGAAGTCGGCAACGAAGAAGAAAGCCGCCACGAAGAAGGCTGCGGCGAAAACTGCAGTGAAACCCCGATCGAAGATGCCGCTGATCGTGGTTGCCAACTCGACTGACAAGGAGCTGGCTCTCGAAGGTCTCGAGCGGTGGAAGGCCAGGCATCCTGAGGCGGCGTCTCATTTGGCTGTCGACGACGTTCTTGTGGATTCAATGCGTGGACGGTCGTCCACCTGGACGCGCATCCGCGTCAACCTGCGGAACGTTCCGGAAGAGTCGAGACCGGTGCAGGATACTCCCGACCCTGATGATGACCCGACGCGCGCGTGGCGTGAAGCGCGCCGTCCAGCTCAGAAATGA
- a CDS encoding amidohydrolase family protein, whose amino-acid sequence MSLLRVLLLLLAWTTTAPGQPSTIALAGGTLIDPRGPSIPNASVVARDGRILCAGTRANCPAPAGARIIDMSGKFITPGLIDAHVHYSQTGWVDGRPDAVDLRAEFPYDSTVAALQRNPAPFDRAWLCSGVTAVFDVGGFPFTYAMARAHESQALAPRMAAAGPLLTSRAHWLNLPFIQQFVPMSGDSIVRAAVGGLAYMGANAIKVWYLQLPDSLQPHARDMLMIAGQAAKKAGVPLIVHATQLPRAKEALAAGTRVLVHSVETAEIDDEFIAAARRNGTVVIPTLTVREGYADVGMGRSPAARYPLECVDAVTRSKLERVIPETVRARLATAARSGTWDAQRKTMEVNLRKLRDAGIPIAMGTDAGNPGTAHGPSVYREMEAMQAAGMTARQVLLSATLVAARAMGREADLGSLDRGKHADLVVFDADPSADIANARKVRMVMRGGTLYDRSALLPGVR is encoded by the coding sequence ATGAGTTTGCTGAGAGTCCTGCTTTTATTGCTCGCCTGGACCACGACCGCTCCGGGCCAGCCCTCCACCATCGCGCTGGCCGGCGGAACTCTCATCGATCCGCGTGGACCGTCGATACCGAATGCATCTGTTGTTGCACGGGACGGCCGCATCCTTTGCGCTGGCACTCGTGCAAACTGCCCTGCGCCCGCCGGCGCACGCATCATAGACATGTCGGGCAAGTTCATCACGCCCGGCCTGATAGACGCCCACGTCCACTATTCACAGACCGGCTGGGTGGACGGGCGACCCGACGCTGTGGATTTGCGGGCCGAGTTTCCATACGACTCGACAGTGGCTGCGCTCCAGCGGAATCCGGCGCCGTTCGACCGCGCGTGGCTCTGCTCAGGCGTCACCGCGGTGTTCGACGTCGGCGGCTTCCCCTTCACGTACGCCATGGCGCGGGCTCACGAATCCCAGGCGCTCGCTCCAAGAATGGCCGCGGCCGGACCTCTTCTGACGAGTCGGGCTCACTGGCTCAATCTTCCGTTTATTCAGCAGTTCGTTCCCATGTCGGGCGATTCAATAGTGCGTGCGGCGGTGGGCGGGCTTGCATACATGGGCGCGAACGCAATCAAGGTGTGGTATCTCCAGCTTCCCGATTCATTGCAGCCACATGCGCGCGACATGTTGATGATTGCCGGACAGGCGGCGAAAAAGGCTGGCGTGCCTCTGATCGTGCACGCGACTCAGCTGCCCCGGGCAAAGGAGGCTCTCGCCGCCGGCACGCGAGTGCTCGTGCACAGTGTCGAGACCGCTGAAATCGATGACGAGTTCATCGCCGCGGCGCGAAGAAATGGAACCGTCGTCATCCCGACTCTCACCGTACGCGAAGGCTACGCCGACGTAGGCATGGGCCGGTCACCCGCTGCGCGGTATCCCCTCGAGTGTGTGGATGCAGTTACCCGGTCTAAGCTCGAGCGCGTGATTCCGGAAACAGTTCGCGCCCGGCTTGCCACAGCTGCGCGAAGCGGTACGTGGGATGCGCAACGCAAGACGATGGAAGTCAATCTTCGAAAGCTGCGCGACGCAGGCATACCGATCGCAATGGGCACCGACGCTGGAAATCCTGGAACTGCGCATGGACCAAGTGTCTACCGCGAGATGGAAGCAATGCAGGCGGCAGGTATGACAGCCCGCCAGGTGCTGCTGTCCGCAACTCTTGTCGCGGCGCGTGCGATGGGGCGCGAAGCCGACCTCGGCTCACTCGATCGCGGCAAGCATGCCGATCTCGTCGTTTTCGACGCCGATCCGAGCGCCGACATCGCGAACGCGCGCAAAGTCCGAATGGTAATGCGCGGAGGAACTCTCTACGACCGCTCTGCGCTCTTACCGGGTGTTCGCTGA
- a CDS encoding DUF1697 domain-containing protein — translation MTAFVALLRAVNVGGTGKLPMVDLKVMCEAAGFRDVRTYIASGNVVFDSTLSETAVRKELENRLLAYAGKPVGVMLRTAKEMAEVLARNPFPNAPANRTVAIFLDAAPPADSLDSISGRADEEVGLGRREIYVRYGANMGRSKLKIPAAGKGTARNMNTVAKLAAMAAQGG, via the coding sequence ATGACAGCATTCGTTGCACTCCTTCGCGCCGTAAACGTGGGAGGAACCGGCAAGCTCCCGATGGTGGATCTCAAAGTGATGTGCGAAGCTGCCGGATTCCGCGACGTCAGAACCTATATCGCGAGCGGGAACGTGGTCTTCGACAGCACGCTCTCGGAGACCGCTGTGCGTAAGGAGCTCGAGAATCGGCTCCTCGCCTACGCCGGCAAGCCTGTCGGGGTCATGTTACGGACAGCAAAGGAGATGGCAGAGGTACTGGCGCGGAACCCCTTTCCGAATGCGCCCGCAAATCGCACCGTGGCGATCTTTCTCGATGCGGCACCGCCCGCTGACAGCCTCGACAGCATATCGGGACGTGCGGACGAGGAGGTCGGTCTCGGACGAAGGGAGATCTACGTGCGCTACGGCGCGAACATGGGGCGCTCGAAACTGAAAATACCCGCGGCGGGAAAGGGGACTGCTCGCAATATGAACACGGTTGCGAAGCTGGCCGCGATGGCCGCGCAGGGCGGATGA
- a CDS encoding BlaI/MecI/CopY family transcriptional regulator, producing the protein MTDLHLTQRELDIMSVLWELGEATVTEVRDRVDPSLAYTGISSMIRTLEMKGYVSHRRGEGKTHVYFPVIEPEKAGESALGRVLDKIYGGSPIKLLAHLMEQNRLSDKELARMRELLKRPAKRR; encoded by the coding sequence ATGACCGACCTCCATCTGACTCAGCGCGAGCTGGACATAATGAGTGTGCTCTGGGAGCTCGGAGAGGCGACGGTTACCGAAGTCCGGGACCGGGTCGATCCAAGCCTCGCATACACTGGCATCTCGAGCATGATTCGAACGCTGGAGATGAAGGGCTACGTGTCGCACCGGCGCGGGGAGGGGAAGACGCACGTCTACTTTCCGGTGATAGAGCCCGAGAAAGCCGGCGAGTCCGCGCTCGGCCGAGTGCTGGACAAGATCTATGGTGGGTCGCCGATCAAGCTGCTTGCTCATCTCATGGAGCAGAATCGGCTGTCGGACAAGGAGCTTGCGCGTATGCGCGAGCTGTTGAAGCGGCCCGCGAAGCGGCGTTAA
- a CDS encoding M56 family metallopeptidase, with translation MVCILYVIAIGTLLGMAGLLVERILPATTTSRRWVWCVVIGISVTVPPIYQANHKSSVTDVLEHHVVDSQLGHAVGTASLTALDQGLAARIESLNPIINRVWLIASAMLVLWGLATAARVYFLVARSRRLNARRAPSVVDGVPVVVTDSVGPATVGVLHSRVLVPQWVLALPRVQRRYVLRHEEEHRNSRDALLLFVASLTLIVLPWNLALWWQLRRLRLAVEMDCDNRVVSALGDANAYGELLFKVAQAASRGPRLQPAFLGAGMLERRLTALVAPTPLRHAQRYLLPTVALGLLLLVLAMPHPVLTPRHGANVAMTSNTTQHSR, from the coding sequence ATGGTCTGCATTCTCTATGTGATCGCGATTGGCACACTGCTCGGCATGGCCGGGCTGCTCGTCGAGCGCATTCTGCCCGCGACCACGACGTCGCGCCGGTGGGTATGGTGCGTGGTCATTGGGATCAGCGTGACGGTTCCGCCCATATACCAGGCAAATCACAAGTCGTCGGTCACCGACGTACTGGAGCATCACGTCGTGGATTCACAGCTCGGTCACGCGGTCGGTACCGCCTCACTCACTGCGCTGGACCAGGGCCTGGCGGCCCGTATTGAATCGTTGAACCCGATCATCAATCGGGTCTGGTTGATTGCTTCCGCGATGCTTGTGCTATGGGGCCTGGCCACCGCGGCACGCGTGTACTTCCTGGTAGCGCGCTCGCGCAGGCTGAACGCCCGGCGTGCGCCTTCGGTCGTCGATGGCGTTCCCGTCGTCGTCACCGACTCGGTTGGCCCTGCCACTGTCGGAGTGTTGCACTCGCGCGTACTGGTCCCGCAGTGGGTGCTCGCCCTGCCGCGAGTGCAGCGTCGATACGTGCTGCGTCACGAAGAGGAGCATCGGAACTCGCGCGACGCGCTCCTTCTTTTCGTCGCGTCGCTCACGTTAATCGTGTTGCCGTGGAACCTTGCTCTCTGGTGGCAGCTGCGACGGCTCCGCCTGGCGGTTGAGATGGACTGCGACAATCGAGTCGTCTCAGCGCTCGGCGACGCGAACGCTTACGGAGAGCTTCTGTTCAAGGTCGCGCAGGCGGCCAGCCGGGGTCCGCGACTCCAGCCGGCGTTCCTCGGAGCGGGAATGCTGGAGCGACGGCTTACCGCACTGGTGGCACCAACACCGCTTCGGCATGCTCAGCGATACCTGCTCCCCACAGTGGCACTTGGGCTGCTGTTGCTCGTGCTGGCTATGCCTCACCCCGTACTCACCCCCAGGCACGGCGCAAATGTCGCTATGACATCAAACACGACGCAGCACTCGCGATGA
- a CDS encoding DUF4386 domain-containing protein, translated as MTRRTNARMAGVTFLVYIAAGITSLIIAGRASGTEGIAAKLAGYAQHATEVRVAFLFSLLASFCALVLAVTLYAITRDEDSDLAMFGLVCRVGEGVSGSLPVMLGLLWLATATGPDAPDTATAHTLGAFLQKAGGWQTLASATLFAVGSTLFCWLLLRGRMIPVVLAWLGVAASILLVVSLPLQLAGFFGGRFFDLIWIPMAVFEVILAVWLIIKGAATPATR; from the coding sequence ATGACCCGCAGAACCAACGCAAGAATGGCCGGCGTCACATTCCTCGTCTACATCGCAGCCGGCATTACGAGCCTGATCATTGCCGGCCGGGCGTCAGGCACGGAGGGGATCGCTGCAAAGCTCGCGGGTTACGCACAGCACGCAACGGAGGTCCGTGTCGCGTTCCTGTTCTCTCTGCTCGCCTCCTTTTGTGCCCTGGTGCTGGCGGTGACACTTTACGCGATCACGCGCGACGAGGATTCTGATCTTGCAATGTTCGGCCTGGTCTGTCGCGTTGGCGAAGGTGTAAGCGGCAGCCTGCCGGTGATGCTCGGGCTACTCTGGCTCGCGACGGCCACCGGACCAGATGCGCCTGACACGGCAACCGCGCACACCCTCGGCGCATTTCTTCAGAAGGCCGGAGGCTGGCAAACGCTCGCCAGCGCAACGCTTTTCGCCGTGGGCAGCACACTCTTTTGCTGGCTTCTTCTGCGTGGCCGGATGATCCCCGTTGTACTTGCCTGGCTTGGCGTCGCCGCGTCCATCCTGCTTGTAGTGAGCCTTCCCCTGCAGCTTGCCGGATTCTTCGGCGGCCGGTTCTTCGACCTCATCTGGATTCCAATGGCGGTGTTCGAGGTGATACTCGCGGTGTGGCTGATCATCAAGGGAGCCGCCACACCGGCGACGCGATGA
- a CDS encoding serine/threonine-protein kinase produces MPEQIDRLRSALADRYAIERELGAGGMATVYLADDLKHDRKVAVKVLRPELAAALGPDRFPREIRILARLQHPHILPLLDSGESGGFLFYTMPFVDGESLRERVDRDGALPVPEAVRILREVADALAAAHAAGVLHRDIKPGNVMLSGRHALVMDFGVAKAVSDAGGENLTTVGVAVGTPTYMSPEQATASEHIDARSDIYALGLLAYEMLTGDPPFHGKSAQATLSAQVLEKPKPVTEMRAAVSHGLGDFVMRCLEKSPDDRWQTTDELVPLLESLGTPSGGITPTQTRPVKAVSAAAPTARATGTRRLMIGAAIALVVIAGALGGWKALGGKGGDGGLGSITRVAVMPLRDISGADAVFAESMQDALITGIAGMNLAAVVPRSELSEKGQSRRIRDVAAEFDVDAVMEGTLFRAGDVMRINLQLVEPQSVRHYWSGSFELNVKNVLSAQDSLVRTINTQLRGVLDGSARRKVAANSETKP; encoded by the coding sequence GTGCCAGAGCAGATAGACCGTCTACGATCCGCGCTCGCGGACCGCTATGCCATCGAGCGTGAGCTCGGTGCGGGCGGCATGGCAACGGTTTACCTCGCAGACGACCTGAAGCACGACCGCAAAGTTGCGGTGAAGGTGCTGCGCCCCGAGCTGGCCGCGGCTCTTGGTCCGGACCGATTTCCGCGCGAAATCAGGATTCTCGCCCGGCTTCAGCATCCGCACATCCTGCCGCTGCTCGACTCGGGTGAGTCAGGCGGATTCCTTTTCTACACGATGCCGTTCGTTGACGGGGAGTCTCTGCGCGAACGGGTCGACCGCGACGGCGCGCTTCCTGTGCCCGAGGCGGTGCGCATCCTGCGCGAAGTGGCCGACGCCCTCGCCGCGGCGCACGCGGCCGGCGTGCTGCACCGCGACATCAAGCCCGGCAACGTCATGCTCTCCGGCCGCCACGCGCTGGTCATGGACTTCGGCGTAGCCAAGGCCGTGAGCGACGCGGGCGGCGAAAATCTGACCACTGTTGGCGTCGCCGTTGGCACGCCGACCTACATGTCACCCGAGCAGGCAACCGCCTCTGAGCATATAGACGCGCGTTCCGACATCTACGCGCTCGGGCTCCTCGCGTACGAAATGCTGACGGGCGACCCGCCGTTCCACGGTAAGAGTGCGCAAGCGACACTTTCCGCGCAGGTGCTCGAAAAGCCGAAACCTGTGACCGAAATGCGCGCCGCAGTGTCGCATGGTCTCGGCGACTTCGTGATGCGCTGCCTCGAGAAGTCGCCCGATGACCGATGGCAAACGACGGACGAGCTCGTGCCGCTCCTCGAATCGCTCGGCACGCCAAGCGGCGGGATCACGCCGACGCAGACCCGCCCGGTGAAAGCCGTGAGCGCCGCGGCGCCGACTGCTCGCGCGACAGGCACGCGGCGATTGATGATCGGCGCTGCAATCGCACTGGTCGTGATTGCAGGCGCGCTCGGCGGGTGGAAGGCGCTCGGCGGCAAAGGTGGCGATGGTGGCCTCGGCTCGATCACGCGCGTGGCGGTAATGCCGCTGCGTGACATCTCCGGTGCCGATGCCGTGTTCGCCGAGAGCATGCAGGACGCGCTGATCACCGGCATCGCGGGAATGAACCTAGCGGCAGTCGTTCCACGTTCGGAGCTGTCGGAAAAGGGTCAGAGCCGTCGCATCCGCGACGTGGCTGCCGAGTTCGACGTCGACGCGGTCATGGAGGGAACCCTCTTCCGCGCCGGCGACGTGATGCGAATCAACCTCCAGCTAGTGGAACCGCAATCGGTGCGGCACTACTGGAGCGGCAGCTTCGAGCTCAACGTCAAGAACGTGCTGTCAGCGCAGGACTCACTTGTGCGAACGATCAATACGCAGCTGCGCGGGGTGCTCGACGGAAGTGCCCGCCGGAAAGTCGCTGCAAACTCCGAAACGAAACCATGA
- the pfp gene encoding diphosphate--fructose-6-phosphate 1-phosphotransferase — MTHPRKLAILVGGGPAPGINSVIAAATIRAEVDGIEVIGIRDGFEWIMQGDVDHVTDLTIDRVSRIHFRGGSHIGISRANPTLNREHLENAVLSLLRLNVSQLITIGGDDTAHSAMRLEEQSAGRIRVVHVPKSIDNDLDLPGYVDTFGFQTARHYGVEIIKNLMVDAKTTSRWYYVIAMGRKAGHLALGIGKAAGSTLTLVPEEFADGPIRLSTVVDTLAGAAIKRLADGRRDGVAVIAEGLVLSLSEEDLAQLADVERDAHGHIRIDEINIGEILKAEVLKRLRQFGIKATIVAKNIGYELRCADPIPYDMEYTRDLGYCAAKYLFAGGNGVMVSMQAGQFVPIPFAEMIDHDSGRARVRLLDIHSTRYSIARRYMIRLRRDDFEDPHELAKFAATAGLSLEEFRSEFEYLIASEPPPLVIDSERHTLIEDPAGPGARATQVVEHSAAQ, encoded by the coding sequence GTGACCCATCCGAGGAAGCTCGCAATTCTGGTTGGCGGAGGTCCCGCGCCGGGCATCAACAGCGTCATCGCCGCCGCGACGATCCGCGCGGAGGTCGACGGCATCGAGGTGATCGGAATTCGCGACGGCTTCGAGTGGATCATGCAGGGCGATGTGGATCACGTCACCGATCTGACAATCGATCGTGTCAGCCGGATTCACTTTCGCGGCGGATCTCATATCGGGATCTCGCGCGCGAACCCCACTCTGAATCGTGAGCACCTCGAGAACGCGGTACTCTCGCTCCTCCGTCTGAACGTCTCGCAGCTCATCACGATTGGCGGAGACGACACGGCGCATTCGGCAATGAGGCTCGAGGAGCAGTCGGCCGGCCGGATTCGCGTCGTCCATGTCCCGAAGTCGATCGATAACGACCTCGACCTTCCCGGTTACGTCGATACCTTCGGATTTCAGACTGCGCGCCACTACGGCGTCGAGATCATCAAGAACCTGATGGTCGACGCGAAGACGACTTCGCGGTGGTACTACGTCATCGCGATGGGTCGAAAGGCCGGCCACCTTGCGCTGGGCATCGGCAAAGCCGCCGGATCTACCTTGACGCTGGTTCCGGAAGAGTTCGCCGATGGTCCAATCCGGCTCAGCACCGTAGTCGACACGCTCGCAGGTGCGGCGATCAAGCGGCTCGCCGACGGCCGGCGCGACGGTGTGGCGGTCATCGCCGAGGGCCTGGTGCTCAGCCTGAGTGAAGAGGACCTGGCGCAGCTGGCTGACGTCGAGCGCGATGCTCACGGCCACATCCGCATCGACGAGATCAACATCGGCGAGATCCTCAAGGCCGAGGTGCTGAAACGGCTCCGCCAGTTCGGCATCAAGGCGACCATCGTTGCGAAGAACATCGGCTACGAGCTGCGTTGCGCGGATCCGATCCCATACGACATGGAGTACACGCGCGATCTCGGTTACTGCGCCGCCAAGTACCTGTTCGCGGGCGGTAACGGCGTGATGGTCTCAATGCAGGCGGGGCAGTTCGTCCCGATTCCTTTCGCCGAGATGATCGATCACGATAGCGGCCGAGCTCGCGTGCGGCTGCTGGACATACACTCTACGCGCTACAGCATCGCGCGTCGCTACATGATTCGCCTGCGACGGGACGACTTCGAGGATCCTCACGAGCTGGCGAAGTTCGCCGCAACGGCAGGGTTATCGCTCGAGGAGTTCCGCAGCGAGTTCGAGTATCTGATCGCCTCCGAGCCGCCGCCACTCGTGATCGACTCCGAGCGGCACACCCTGATCGAGGACCCCGCCGGACCCGGCGCCCGCGCGACGCAAGTGGTCGAGCATTCAGCCGCGCAGTGA
- a CDS encoding protein kinase, whose translation MTALAPQKALGDRYTIEIEIGRGGMATVYRARDPRHDRSVAVKVLNSDVAAALGTERFLQEIKTVASLTHPHIVPVHDSGETGGVLFYVMPHIEGETLRDRINREKRLPAADTVRLTRTLATTLPAFTRRAARVISRSITSSGRSSSGCAIGNG comes from the coding sequence TTGACCGCACTTGCTCCCCAGAAAGCACTCGGCGACCGCTACACCATCGAGATCGAGATCGGTCGAGGCGGGATGGCGACTGTCTATCGCGCGCGCGACCCGCGGCACGACCGAAGCGTCGCGGTCAAGGTTCTGAACTCCGATGTCGCGGCGGCACTGGGCACCGAGAGATTCCTTCAGGAGATCAAGACAGTCGCGAGCCTGACCCACCCGCACATCGTCCCGGTGCATGATTCCGGCGAGACGGGTGGAGTGCTGTTCTACGTAATGCCGCACATCGAAGGCGAGACTCTACGCGACAGGATCAACCGCGAGAAGCGCTTGCCGGCCGCAGATACGGTGCGGCTGACCCGAACGCTTGCTACAACATTGCCTGCCTTTACGCGCAGGGCGGCCAGGGTGATCTCGCGCTCGATCACCTCGAGCGGGCGATCGAGCTCGGGATGCGCAATCGGGAATGGCTGA